In a genomic window of Streptococcus oralis subsp. tigurinus:
- a CDS encoding ATP-binding cassette domain-containing protein: MLTVSDVSLRFSDRKLFDDVNIKFTEGNTYGLIGANGAGKSTFLKILAGDIEPTTGHISLGPDERLSVLRQNHFDYEDERAIDVVIMGNEKLYSIMKEKDAIYMKEDFSDEDGVRAAELEGEFAELGGWEAESEASQLLQNLNIPEELHYQNMSELANGEKVKVLLAKALFGKPDVLLLDEPTNGLDIQSITWLEDFLIDFDNTVIVVSHDRHFLNKVCTHMADLDFGKIKLYVGNYDFWKESSELATKLLADRNAKAEEKIKQLQEFVARFSANASKSRQATSRKKMLDKIELEEIVPSSRKYPFINFKAEREIGNDLLTVENLTVKIDGETILDNISFILRPGDKTALIGQNDIQTTALIRAIMGDIDYEGTVKWGVTTSRSYLPKDNSADFAGGESILDWLRQFASKEEDDNTFLRGFLGRMLFSGDEVNKPVNVLSGGEKVRVMLSKLMLLKSNVLVLDDPTNHLDLESISSLNDGLKNFKESIIFASHDHEFIQTLANHIIVLSKNGVIDRIDETYDEFLENAEVQAKVKDLWKD, encoded by the coding sequence TTGCTTACAGTATCTGATGTTTCACTACGTTTTAGTGATCGCAAACTTTTTGATGATGTCAACATCAAATTTACAGAAGGAAATACATATGGATTAATTGGTGCTAATGGTGCTGGGAAGTCTACATTCTTAAAAATCTTAGCTGGTGATATCGAACCTACAACTGGTCATATCTCTCTTGGTCCAGATGAACGTCTCTCTGTTCTTCGTCAAAATCACTTTGACTATGAAGATGAACGTGCAATTGATGTAGTTATCATGGGAAATGAAAAACTCTATAGCATCATGAAGGAAAAAGATGCTATTTACATGAAGGAAGATTTTTCCGATGAAGATGGTGTTCGCGCAGCTGAACTCGAAGGTGAGTTTGCTGAACTTGGAGGTTGGGAAGCAGAAAGTGAAGCATCTCAACTACTTCAAAACCTGAATATTCCAGAAGAATTGCACTACCAAAATATGAGCGAATTAGCCAATGGTGAAAAAGTAAAAGTTCTCCTTGCCAAAGCACTTTTCGGTAAACCAGATGTTCTGCTCTTGGACGAGCCAACCAACGGTTTGGATATCCAATCAATTACATGGCTAGAAGACTTCTTGATTGACTTTGATAACACGGTCATCGTTGTATCCCATGACCGTCACTTCCTCAACAAAGTATGTACTCACATGGCCGACCTTGACTTTGGAAAAATCAAACTCTATGTCGGAAACTATGACTTCTGGAAAGAGTCTTCTGAGCTTGCTACCAAATTGTTAGCAGACCGTAATGCCAAAGCGGAAGAAAAAATTAAGCAATTGCAAGAATTCGTTGCTCGATTCTCTGCCAACGCTTCTAAGTCAAGACAGGCAACGTCTCGTAAAAAAATGCTTGACAAGATTGAATTAGAAGAAATTGTTCCATCCAGTCGTAAATACCCATTTATCAACTTTAAAGCAGAGCGTGAGATTGGTAACGATCTCTTGACAGTAGAAAATCTAACTGTCAAGATCGATGGCGAGACTATTTTAGATAATATCAGCTTCATCTTGCGTCCAGGTGATAAGACGGCTCTTATTGGACAAAATGACATCCAAACGACTGCACTAATTCGTGCAATCATGGGGGACATTGACTATGAAGGAACGGTTAAGTGGGGAGTTACTACTAGTCGCTCTTACTTGCCAAAAGATAACTCTGCTGATTTTGCAGGAGGAGAATCAATTCTTGACTGGTTGCGTCAATTTGCAAGTAAAGAAGAAGACGATAATACCTTCTTACGTGGTTTCCTTGGTCGTATGCTCTTCTCTGGTGATGAGGTTAACAAACCTGTAAATGTCTTGTCAGGAGGAGAAAAAGTTCGTGTCATGCTTTCAAAACTTATGCTTTTGAAATCAAATGTCCTTGTACTTGATGATCCAACAAATCACTTGGACTTGGAATCTATCTCAAGCTTAAACGATGGATTAAAAAACTTTAAAGAATCAATCATCTTTGCCAGTCATGACCACGAGTTCATTCAAACTTTGGCAAACCATATCATTGTTTTGTCTAAGAATGGCGTCATCGATCGTATCGATGAAACCTATGATGAATTCCTAGAAAATGCAGAAGTACAAGCAAAAGTCAAAGACCTTTGGAAAGACTAA
- the guaB gene encoding IMP dehydrogenase has translation MSNWDTKFLKKGFTFDDVLLIPAESHVLPNDADLTTKLADNLTLNIPIITAAMDTVTESQMAIAIARAGGLGVIHKNMSIAQQADEVRKVKRSENGVIIDPFFLTPEHTIAEADELMGRYRISGVPVVETLENRKLVGILTNRDLRFISDYNQPISNHMTSENLVTAPVGTDLATAESILQEHRIEKLPLVDEEGRLSGLITIKDIEKVIEFPNAAKDEFGRLLVAGAVGVTSDTFERAEALFEAGADAIVIDTAHGHSAGVLRKIAEIRAHFPDRTLIAGNIATAEGARALYDAGVDVVKVGIGPGSICTTRVIAGVGVPQVTAIYDAAAVAREYGKTIIADGGIKYSGDIVKALAAGGNAVMLGSMFAGTDEAPGETEIFQGRKFKTYRGMGSIAAMKKGSSDRYFQGSVNEANKLVPEGIEGRVAYKGAAADIVFQMIGGIRSGMGYCGAANLKELHDNAQFIEMSGAGLKESHPHDVQITNEAPNYSM, from the coding sequence ATGTCTAATTGGGACACTAAATTTTTGAAAAAAGGTTTTACCTTTGATGATGTATTGCTTATTCCAGCTGAGAGTCATGTGTTGCCGAATGATGCAGATTTGACAACAAAATTGGCAGATAATCTGACTTTAAATATCCCAATTATAACAGCCGCCATGGATACAGTCACAGAAAGTCAAATGGCTATTGCCATTGCTCGTGCAGGTGGTCTTGGAGTAATCCATAAAAATATGTCTATTGCGCAACAGGCAGATGAAGTTCGTAAGGTAAAACGTTCTGAAAATGGTGTTATTATTGATCCATTCTTCTTGACTCCAGAACACACGATTGCTGAAGCAGATGAACTGATGGGACGTTACCGTATCAGTGGTGTTCCAGTTGTGGAGACACTTGAAAATCGTAAATTGGTTGGTATTCTAACAAACCGAGATCTTCGCTTTATTTCAGATTACAATCAGCCAATCTCAAACCATATGACTAGTGAAAATCTTGTTACTGCTCCTGTTGGTACAGATCTTGCAACAGCTGAAAGCATTCTTCAAGAACACCGTATTGAAAAACTTCCTTTGGTTGATGAAGAAGGCCGTCTCTCTGGCTTGATTACTATTAAAGATATCGAAAAAGTAATTGAATTTCCTAATGCAGCAAAAGATGAGTTTGGTCGTCTTCTAGTTGCTGGAGCGGTGGGTGTCACTTCAGATACATTTGAACGTGCCGAAGCCCTTTTTGAAGCAGGAGCGGATGCAATTGTTATTGATACTGCCCATGGTCACTCTGCTGGTGTTCTACGTAAAATTGCTGAAATTCGTGCTCACTTCCCAGACCGCACTTTGATTGCAGGTAATATTGCAACTGCAGAAGGTGCGCGTGCTCTTTATGATGCAGGTGTAGATGTTGTCAAAGTCGGTATCGGACCAGGTTCTATCTGTACTACTCGTGTGATTGCAGGGGTTGGTGTCCCACAAGTGACAGCAATCTATGATGCAGCAGCAGTTGCGCGTGAATATGGTAAAACAATCATTGCTGATGGTGGAATCAAGTACTCTGGAGATATTGTAAAAGCCCTTGCTGCAGGTGGAAATGCGGTTATGCTTGGATCAATGTTTGCTGGAACAGACGAAGCACCAGGTGAAACGGAAATCTTCCAAGGACGTAAATTCAAGACTTACCGTGGTATGGGATCAATCGCAGCAATGAAGAAAGGTTCAAGTGACCGTTACTTCCAAGGTTCTGTCAATGAAGCAAACAAACTCGTTCCAGAAGGAATTGAAGGTCGTGTTGCCTATAAAGGCGCAGCAGCCGATATTGTCTTCCAAATGATTGGTGGTATTCGCTCTGGTATGGGTTACTGTGGTGCAGCTAACCTTAAAGAACTACACGATAATGCTCAATTTATTGAAATGTCTGGGGCTGGTCTAAAAGAAAGCCATCCTCATGATGTACAAATCACTAATGAGGCGCCAAATTACTCTATGTAA
- the trpS gene encoding tryptophan--tRNA ligase, whose amino-acid sequence MTKPIILTGDRPTGKLHIGHYVGSLKNRVLLQEEDKYDMFVFLADQQALTDHAKDPQTIVESIGNVALDYLAVGLDPSKSTIFIQSQIPELAELSMYYMNLVSLARLERNPTVKTEIAQKGFGESIPTGFLVYPIAQAADITAFKANYVPVGTDQKPMIEQTREIVRSFNHAYNCEVLVEPEGIYPGNERAGRLPGLDGNAKMSKSLNNGIYLADDADTLRKKVMSMYTDPDHIRVEDPGKIEGNMVFHYLDVFGRPEDAQDIAEMKENYQRGGLGDVKTKRYLLEILERELGPIRERRIEFAKDMGEVYNMLQKGSEKAREVAGQTLSEVKGAMGINYFK is encoded by the coding sequence ATGACGAAACCCATTATTTTAACAGGAGACCGCCCAACAGGTAAACTGCATATTGGACATTATGTTGGGAGTCTTAAAAACAGAGTATTACTGCAGGAAGAAGACAAGTATGACATGTTTGTTTTTTTGGCGGACCAACAAGCATTGACAGATCACGCCAAAGACCCTCAAACGATTGTAGAATCGATTGGGAATGTTGCCTTAGATTACCTAGCAGTTGGATTAGATCCAAGTAAATCAACTATCTTTATTCAAAGCCAAATTCCAGAATTGGCTGAATTATCTATGTACTATATGAATTTGGTGTCACTAGCTCGTTTGGAACGGAATCCGACAGTAAAAACAGAGATTGCTCAGAAAGGGTTTGGAGAAAGTATTCCGACAGGATTTTTGGTTTATCCGATTGCGCAAGCAGCAGATATTACTGCCTTCAAGGCTAATTATGTTCCTGTTGGGACAGATCAGAAACCAATGATTGAGCAAACTCGTGAGATTGTTCGTTCCTTTAATCATGCTTATAATTGTGAGGTCTTGGTGGAGCCGGAAGGTATTTATCCAGGAAATGAGAGAGCAGGGCGTTTGCCAGGTTTAGATGGAAATGCTAAAATGTCTAAATCCCTTAATAATGGTATTTATCTAGCAGATGATGCGGATACTTTGCGTAAAAAAGTCATGAGCATGTATACTGATCCGGATCATATTCGAGTGGAGGATCCAGGTAAGATTGAAGGAAATATGGTTTTCCATTATCTAGATGTGTTTGGTCGTCCAGAAGATGCTCAAGACATTGCAGAGATGAAAGAAAACTACCAACGTGGTGGTCTTGGTGATGTAAAGACGAAACGTTATCTACTTGAAATATTAGAACGGGAACTTGGCCCTATTCGTGAGCGCCGTATCGAATTTGCTAAGGATATGGGAGAAGTGTACAATATGCTTCAAAAAGGTAGTGAGAAAGCGCGTGAGGTTGCGGGGCAAACTCTATCTGAAGTTAAGGGAGCAATGGGAATAAATTATTTTAAATAA